From Tachypleus tridentatus isolate NWPU-2018 chromosome 8, ASM421037v1, whole genome shotgun sequence, a single genomic window includes:
- the LOC143224188 gene encoding uncharacterized protein LOC143224188: protein MALPQHLVFLIIICGVSVYCNSERKESKPSQNINMLFRADGPSVRQITTSQVLSLNITNLIIIFLIKLFLLGIGVIGFGGLGTGLAAGVGGAGLSQFGFGGGFGARKMDDLGLNLTRLPSSTEDIEWMTTYMRSVNTDQYSCLNRLACDHPDTARAYIVGGKMAMKFLRNIKWLFPIKSAKYEKVLHSLQEAMTVGETSKQTCFIKYTCKRSENKRRK, encoded by the exons ATGGCTTTGCCACAACACcttgtttttctaataataatatgcGGAGTTAGCGTATACTGCAACTCTGAACGCAAGGAATCCAAACCTTCTCAAAACATCAACATGCTATTTCGAGCGGATGGACCTTCTGTTCGACAGATCACCACTTCTCAAGTGCTCAGTCTAAACATTACAAACCTTATTATAATTTTCCTCATAAAGCTCTTCCTTCTTGGTATCGGAGTTATTGGGTTCGGGGGCTTGGGGACTGGTTTGGCTGCGGGAGTAGGGGGTGCTGGTCTTTCACAGTTTGGTTTCGGAGGAGGGTTCGGAGCTCGAAAAATGGATGACTTGGGATTGAATCTCACCAGGTTACCTTCATCAACAGAAGACATAGAGTGGATGACGACGTACATGAGGTCAGTTAATACCGACCAGTACAGCTGTTTAAACCGGCTAGCTTGTGATCACCCTGATACTGCTCGCGCATATATTGTTGGTGGGAAGATGGCAATGAAGTTTCTAAGAAACATCAAATG GCTGTTTCCTATAAAGAGTGCCAAGTACGAAAAAGTGCTTCATTCCCTTCAAGAAGCTATGACAGTTGGAGAGacatcaaaacaaacatgttttattaaatacacttGCAAGCGTTCggaaaacaaaagaagaaaatga